A DNA window from Castanea sativa cultivar Marrone di Chiusa Pesio chromosome 7, ASM4071231v1 contains the following coding sequences:
- the LOC142644045 gene encoding chaperone protein dnaJ 20, chloroplastic-like: MAFLLSSSQTSVISLLSLSFPIKQQRPRVLVNSVSCRATKVIGSENNSTNFYELLSLSPNNANINEIKKAYRNKALQYHPDVCPPPMKEESTRIFVQLNAAYKTLSDPMLRKEYDCELWGLTNNYASTLKMDEDVARTRWQEQINGLKMRSNRRMAQKEGSRGSKIRAQNMRSKD, translated from the coding sequence ATGGCTTTTTTGCTAAGTTCAAGCCAAACCAGTGTCATTTCAttgctctctctttcatttCCCATTAAACAACAACGGCCTCGTGTGCTTGTCAATAGTGTTTCATGCAGAGCCACCAAAGTTATTGGTAGTGAAAATAATTCAACCAATTTCTATGAGCTCCTTTCTTTGAGTCCAAACAACGCAAACATCAACGAGATAAAGAAAGCATACAGAAACAAGGCTCTTCAATATCACCCTGATGTTTGTCCACCTCCCATGAAAGAAGAGTCGACCAGAATTTTTGTTCAACTGAATGCTGCATACAAGACTTTGTCAGATCCTATGTTGCGCAAAGAGTATGATTGTGAATTGTGGGGGCTGACAAATAATTATGCGTCAACATTGAAGATGGATGAGGATGTTGCAAGAACTAGGTGGCAAGAACAAATTAATGGATTGAAAATGAGATCAAATCGTCGTATGGCTCAAAAGGAAGGGTCACGGGGTAGTAAAATAAGGGCTCAGAATATGAGGAGCAAGGactaa